The region CAAGCTCATATTCAAGTTTATGAAAGGTTGTTGTAATTAAATTATGTGATTGTGGATCAAGTCTCGGTATTTCTGCCCATTGTTCTATAAATTTAAAACAATCTCCAAAAGCATAATAAGATGTAAAAGGTAAAGTAGGTATCTGTGGTATTGAGTTCGAATTGCTTCGATAGTAACTAATAAGCAAATCTTGTAAGGTTTTTGATGTTGCTGCATTACGCGAGTTTTTAACAAGTTTAAGGTATTGCTCAGGAATCTTATAAGAAGTTAACGGTTGTTGTAGAACGTTTTGCGAATAATTATTTAGGTAACCATAGTAAGCAAATTTACATAGTGAAAGCTGTACTTTTTGAGGTTCACAATGGTTATTGTAACCCAACCAGCCTTTAAATAATTCAAACGTATAGCGCAATATACCCACAGGTTTCAAATTATAACCATTCGTATAAATGTATTTTGCATGTATTAATTTTTGCCAATGTTGTTCATATTGTTTTGCATTATGTTGATAGACAAGCATGTCGGGATAATAACCAAGCGCATTTCTATAGTAACTGGGAATATTATTAAGTAAATGATAATTTAATTTGCTCACCATATTTCCTGACTAGAATTAGTAAAATTAAATCAGGAAGAATATTAATTGGACTTTTGAAAATAAACCAGACTTTAGAGGGAAGTTTTACCACTTCTATGTGAAAAGTTATCTTTCTGCATAACTATTAGCCAAGAAGGTAAAGGATTACCTTCTTGATGTCGAGCTACTATTTGTTTTTTAAAAATTATTTTTAAAGAATTAGCTTCTGCTAATTGTTCTAGATACTCTTCATTATGACTAAAACGTGCGCTTTCTTGTAATTGCCAAGGCATAGTAGAACTAATCTCTGTACTAAAAATAAAATAGCCTAAAGCTTCGAGATGATTACTTATTTGCTGAAATAAAGTGGAAAGTTCGCCAAAATAAGGCAAAACATCGGCCGCAACAATTAAATTATATAATTCTTTTTCCACTTTTAAGTAGCTAAGTGCTTCACTTTCAATAAGCTTATCGTAAATACCTTTAGGACGAGCCCAATCAAGCATTTTTTTGGCAATATCTACCCCAGTGAGTTGCTGAGAAATATCGCGTAATACCTGGCCAGTCAAGCCTGTCCCACAACCTAAATCAAGTGTTTTCTCGCAATGCGTAATATTTAAATCACTCAAAACATGAAAAATCTGCTGAGGTAGTGAATACTTTAAATACTTTTGTACATGTTCATCATAATATAAAGCATAATTATTAAATAAATTGGCTGCATATTCGGGTGCAGTTTCTACTGGTTTGTCTAATCCAGATAGCGCGTTTAACATATGCTGACTTGCTTTATCTTCGGGGTTAACAATGAGTGCTTGTAAAAGTAATTGTTTTGCTTTTTCTTTATCATTAAGACGAATATAAATTGCAGCAAGGTTATTTAAGGTAGCAAAATGTTTATTCTCTACACTGAGTAAATGTTCAAAATGATTAATAGCCTCATTTAAGTGGCCTAAAGCCATTTGCGCGACACCACTATTATAAAGATATTCAATATTGTTGGGATCTTTTTGTAATAAATAATCATAATGCATTAAAGCATTTTCAAAACGGTCGTGATGCATAAAAGTTGCAGCTAGGTTATTGCGTGCTTCAATATGATCGTTATTAAGTGCTAATGCTTTACTAAAATAATCAACAGCTAACTGGCCTTGATCTCGCTTGACTGCTATAACACCCAGGTTTGTTAATGCATCGACATGACCATTATTTTCTACTAATACTTGCTGAAAAGCTTGTTCTGCATGAGTTAAATCATTTATTTCAAGTGCTAAAACACCTAAATAAAATAAAGCATCTAGATGCTTTGGAGCTAAGGCTAAAACATTTTGAAATTGAATACGGGCTGCATCTAATTTATTTAGGTTAACGAAAAGTAAACCTAAATTAAAATGGGCCGCAGTAAAATCAGGTGCATTTTTTAAGGCAAGATGATAATGATGGAGTGCTTGTTGATGCATACCCTGCATTGCATAAATACCGGCTAAGTTATTATATGCTTGTGCATAATCTGGCGCTATTTTAACGGCTTTCTGATAGTTAAGGATAGCTTCATTAAATTGATAATTCTTTTTATAAGTATTAGCTAAGTTGTTGTATAAAATAGGATTACTAGGATCTAATGCTAAGGCTTTTTTAAAATTTTCTATAGCCTGTATAGTATCACCAAGTTGAGCATAAGCTAGAGCTAAAAAATGTAGGCCTTCTGTGTGAGTAGGATTTTGACCAAGCAACGTTTCATAGGCTTTAATTGCCTGTGGCAATTTATCGTCTTTATGCAGCTGATTGGCTTTTTTAAATAATTCATCTTCCGTTGTCATAGTAATGAAAGTTGCTGTTTTAGTTGTATGAGTGCTTGGGCACGATGACTATGCTTATTCTTTATATTAGCAGGCAATTGAGCTACTGTGCATTGATAAGTAGGTAGATAGAAAATAGGATCATAACCAAAACCCTGATTACCAGCTGGCTCATAAGCAATCTTGCCCGACCAGCGGCCAAAGGCTACTAATGGCGTAGGATCCATAGGATATTGTATTAGAACAATAGCGCAATAAAAAAAAGCGTCCCGCTCGTCATCCGGAACGTCAGCTAACTTTTCCAAAAGTAAATGCATATTTGCTTGATCATTATTCTGTGTTCCTGCATAGCGTGCGGAGTAAATACCCGGCTCGCCATGTAGAGCGGGAACAACTAAGCCTGAATCATCAGCTAAAGCAGGTCTATTGGCTATTCGGCTAACATGACGGGCTTTTATTAGCGCATTTTCAAGGAAACTAAGTCCTGTTTCAGCGATGCTATCTATACCTAAATTTAGCTGACTTAGACAGGAAATTGGTGAAAGCAGCGCTTGTAATTCAGCAACTTTGCCTTGATTAGTGGTAGCTAGAATAATTTCTTTCATTTTAATAATCGTTATATCTTAAGAAATAGCCTTATAGTATAAGCGTATTATATTGTTAGCTAGCTTCTAATGATAATTTTAAGCTAATACAAATTCAAACTTAACGTTTTCTATATAGCCAAGGTGGAAAAGCATAAGGATCGGCCCATAAACCTATTTTATTTTTCCTAGCTTCTTCTTGTAATTTATAAAGGCTATTATCAGTAGTATGATAGCGATCATATACCCAAGCCATGCCGGTTCGAATTTGCTCAGCATTAACATCAATATTATTGCATTGGACTCGAGCTAATAAACGTCCATAATAATCCCTTTTTTTAATATTAAGGATAGCTTTTTTGCGAAAACAAAGATCAGCAAGCGCCTGCCTTGAGCGATTACCATAGGGCTGGGAACGTTCAGGTGCATCAATTTCTGTTAATCTTATTTTTTCTGGTAATTTACCGTCGATCAATACCACTAAGGTATCACCATCAAGGATACGAATAACTTCGCCAGTAATAATTTGAGCAAAAGAGAGTGTCGGTGTTAAAAAGACAGTAAGAAAAAAAGCAACAGGTTTAAAATGTGTCACTTTAATCTCCATGACGTTAAAGACGCTTTAATTCTAGTATAATGTGAATAAAAATTTTGCTGTTATTAATACATAACTAAGTAGGAAAAAATTACATTCGCAAAGAGATTTAAGTTTAAAAGTTAAGCAATTGGCAAAATTTCAACCTATGTACTAATCTTTACATTTGAATAATTTATTTAAATAAACGAGGAGATTATTATGCCTATGCAAGGACGTGGTTCTAACTTATCCAAGGAAGCTAAATCAAAAGGCGGTGCTCATTCTCATGGGGGCAAATCTACTAGTAGCCGTAGCTCTAATTTATCTAAGGAAGCTAAATCAAAAGGTGGTAAGAGCAGTAAAGGCTCTCGCTAAGCAGATTGGCTCACTAGCCCAGGCGGGGGATAGCCATAGCCTGGGCTATCAATATTAACGCTTTAGTTTTAATTAAATTAAGTTCCACCAGTACTTTCTCTAATCAACTGTCACTTAGATGAAGCTCTGTTTACGCTAATTTTTAATATCACTTTTAAGTAAAAAACTCTCTTTTAATTACGGTTATTACTGCAAATTAGTCATTTTTTTTTAATAAGAACTATTATTAATAGAAGGAGTTTTAATAAACTTAGCGGGAGCAGGGAGTGAGTGTTAAGAAAGTTAGTACGGGAATTGCTGGTTTAGATAAAATTTTACATGGTGGTTATCTAGCAGACAAGCCTACCCTCTTAAAGGGCAATCCGGGATCGGGGAAAACAATTTTCACCTTATTCTTTGCTCATGCTCAGCTTGCTGCCGGAAAGAAAGTTCTTTATGTAAGTTGTGATGAAAAGCCTGCAGAAATCCTCGTACACATGGATAACTTTAATTTACAAGGCACCAAATTTAAAGCCAAAAATAAATTAATTATTCTAGATTTCACGCCCGAACTTGATGAAGTCGTTGGTGAGTTTGATTTAAATGTTCTTTTATTAAGGATATCGCAAGCGAGAAAGAAAGCCGGGGCAGATATCTTAATTATTGATTCACTGCATTCTTTATTTTTAGGGCTCACGCATGACAATAATCTTCCCGCGGAAATTTTAAAACTATTTCAGTGGGCAAGTCATGAAAAGTTAACTCTTTTAACCACTATGGCTGGCCATATTGATATTTGTAGAACAAAGTTTTATGAAGAGTATATTGTTGACTGTATCATTGAGCTAAAGCAAAAAGTAACCAATAATTTAATGACTCGTTATTTACGAGTTTTAAAATTACGCGGATCATCACATGGTACCAATGAGTATCCATTTGCTATTGTTTACAGTGGTATCTCCCTTATTCCAATTACAGAAACAAGATTAGAAACTAAAATTACTAAAAAATATTTAAGCACAGGTATTCAAGGCTTAGATAAAATGCTTGGTAATAAAGGCTATCAAAAAGGTAGCTCTATCATGATTAGTGGTAAATCAGGGACTGCCAAGAGTATTTTTGCTGCACTTTTTGCTCAATCTGCGGCTCTGCAGGGGCAAAAAGTGTTGTATGTTTCTTTTGAAGAATCACCTGCTGATCTAGTTTCCCATTTTAGTTCTATTAATTTGCATCTTAAGCGCTTTATTAAAACAAAGAAACTTACCATCATTTCTAAACGCTCGGTTGAAATGGGGTTAGAAGATCACATTATCTCCTTAGTTGAACTGGCTAATCGTGAGCAATTTGATGTCTTAATCCTTGACCCTATTTCTGCTCTTCTCGATTTGGGTAGTCTCGCTGATGTTAAATTTCTTTTTATTCGGTTTATTTCTTATTTAGCTGCATCTAACAAAACGTTACTACTTACAGAATTAATACCTGAGTATGCAGGTGAGAAAAGCGTACTTGGGTTGTCTAGTTTAACAACAACATGGCTTCACTTGACGCAAATTGCCAGTAATGCTGAATTTAATCGGATGCTTTATATAGCTAAGTCAAGGGGGTTAAAAACATCAAATCAAATTAAAGAATTTGTAATAACCGACCAGGGTATAACTATTGAAGATCCTTATATACATGATAAGGAAATGGTGTTTGGATCTCAAAAAGAAGCCTGTATTTTAAAAGATAAGCAAGCTGAGTTTATGCGTAATCAAGAAATACAGTATTTAACAGATGAATTAATTGCATTAGAGGAAACACTTAAACTACAAAGAAAAATTAACGAATTACGTAGTCTTACTCGAAAAAATGCAATTTTACATAAAAAGAGTAACTTATTAAAAGAAAATGAACAAAGGAAAGAACATCAAAATACCAATAAAATGCTGAGAGATGAATAATGACTAAAATGATATTAAAACTTTATATAGTTGGTCATGGCTCTATTTCAAAGCGAGCGATTAAAAATCTTAAAGCAATTTGTGAGTTACCCGAGTTAGAGGGTTTATGTGATATTGAAGTCATTGATTTAAGTAAAGACTATAATTTAGCAGAGAAAGAAAAAATTCTAGCTACACCTGTTTTAATAAGGAAGGAACCGCTACCTCAAAAACGTATTATAGGAGATTTATCCAATTACCAGAAAGTACTTGAAATTCTGGAAGAACCGATAAGCAAATTCTTATGATAAATAGAAAGGAAATCTATTGGCAGCAGCTCGTTGAAGCCTTAGCACAGGGCGTTCTGATAATAGATAAAAAAGGGGTAATTCATTATGCAAATGAGCAAGCCGCAAGCCTATTTGGACTTGTGCCTGATAAGCTCATTGGTACCTATTTTACCCAACCATTAAATACGCAAGAAGTGCAAGAAATAGAAATTTTTAAGCAAAACGGTGGCATACGTATTGCTCAAATGGTGGTGAGGCCAGGCGCATGGCAAGGCCAATTTGCTTGGATTGTGTCTTTGTTGGATATAAGTGAGTTAAAAGAGAAGGATAAATTATTAGCAATAACGTCAAAAAGTGTTCAGTCCGCATCTGAAGGTATTATCATTACTGATGAAAATGGCACTATTATTCAAGCAAACAAAGCATTTTTAGAATTAACAGGGTTTAAGGAACGGGAAGTTCTTGGAAAAAATCCAAACCTTTTACATTCAGGCAATCAAACGCGCGGATTTTATGAAAATTTATGGAATGTTTTAATTCGGCAGGGATATTGGAGTGGAGAAATAGTTAATAAGGACAAAAATAAACAAATTTCTATCTTATTAACCCTTTCTGCGGTTAAAGATGAAAATGGAGAAATTAGTAATTATATTGGTTTTTTTCATGATTTAACCATCTTAAAAGCGCAAGAAAGACAGCTTGAGCGAGCAAAATATTATGATGTGGTGACTGCTTTACCCAACAAGTTTTTTTTAACCAAAAACCTCGAGCAGTATATTAGAAATTCACATCATAAGAATAAAAATCTTATTATTCAAAGTATAAGAATATTTGGCTCACATAAAGATTCTATTTATGCTGAGAATCAGCAAACACGAGATAAAATAATTTTACAAGTTGTTGAACGCATTCGCCGTACAACTCATAAAGTACAATTTCTAGCGCGTATTGGTTATAATGAATTTATTATTGTCTATTTTACGCATCAAAACCTTGCCAGTTTTTCATCAGTTGCTAAGCAAATTATCAAAGTCCTCACTAAACCTTATAAAGTGAATGAAAAAAGTTATAAAATTTACTGTGTCATTGGCTTGGCGACTTATAAAAAATATAGCGCCTTTAGTGCAGAAGAATTATTGCATCAAGCTGAAATTGCACGTCACAAAGCACGTCTTTTAGGCGTGAATACCTTTGATTTTTTTGACCCACAAGTCGAAATCGACACCATTGAATTTAACAAATATATTAAGTCAATTCATCAGGCGATTCAAGCTAATCAGCTTGAACTTTATTACCAACCAAAAGTTAATTTGAAAACGGGTAAAGTCATTGGCCTTGAGGCGTTATTGCGCTGGAATCATCCTAAGCGGGGCTTATTAACAGCGTCAGAATTCCTATTTCAAATAGATTATCATCCTATTTCATTAGAGCTCGGTCATTGGGTTATTCATCAGGCATTACGACAAGCTGAAATTCTTACAGCGCAACATTTAGAAATACCTATCTCTATTAATATTAGTTCTTATCAGCTTCAGGATAAAGATTTTGTTAAAAAGATAGATGAAGCTTTAGCATCATATCCCACAGTACCTAGCAAATTATTAATGCTAGAAATTTTAGAGACAGAAGCGTTAGCTGATTTGCAACTTGTTTCGCGAATTATAAGGGATTGTAGAGAGCGAGATATTCTTTTCTCATTAGATGATTTCGGCACCGGTTATTCATCGTTAACTTATCTTAAGGAATTAGATATTGCCGAAGTAAAATTGGACCAAAGCTTTATTCGTAATATATTAAAAAAACCAAAAGATTTAGCTATTTTAAAGTCTACTATTGATTTATGTCGAATCATGGGTCATGAACTAGTTGCTGAGGGTGTAGAAACAGTTCTACATGGTAAATTGCTAATGCACTTAGGATGTAACCATGTACAAGGATTTGCTATTTCCAAAGCGTTGTCCAGTAATGCTTTAATTCCTTGGCTAAAAAATTGGAGCCTTGGCGCTGAATGGCGTTATGATGAACTCACAAATGAATTAATTGATAAATTTATCTATATTGCTGTTGAACACTATATGCAATTTCAAAAAATTGGGCAGTATTTAAAAAATGAGCAAGTTTCCCTACCTGATTTAAACTTAAAAAATTGTTTGCTGGACAAGATGCTGCATAAATATGCGTCAAAGCTCGCTTCTGAGGCATTTGATAAACTAAATACTTACCATAAAAAGCAACATCTTTTAGCTAAGAAAATAATTCAGTTGGCTAAGAGTAATAATCACGAAGAAGCTTATAAGCAATTAGAACAGTTTGAAAAAATAAGGAATTTAATGCTACGAAATTTAATTTTAGCCATTTTTAAGCCAGATTAATACTGTATTTAATTCCTTCAGTAGTGCTCATTAAATTAAGCTGGAACCTGAATTAACTCTTGACCATCTTCTTTTTTAAGTTGACTAAAAATTAACAAGGATAGGCAAGTAACTAACCCCATAGCGATAAAGGTATGGTGAAGTGTATCTATATTTAGCAAAGATGTTTTAATGGGCGTAAATACATGAAGTAGAATAGCAGCAATAGCTACGCCAAAGCTTTGTGATATTTGTTGAATAGTACTCATAATACTTGTTGCTGCACTTAAATCTTCAGCGTCAACATTAGCATAAGCAAGTGAATTCATGCCCGTGTATTGTAATGAAATAAGCAAACCATAGATAAATGTTAAAGTAGCAATTTTTAAAATAGTTGAATGTTCATCAATAAAAGAGAAAGAAATTAAAGAAAAACCAACTAAGAGAGTATTTAATATAAGTAATTTTTTATAACCTAAAAAGCGCAAAATATAAACAGCTAGCGGTTTGGTAATTAGAACACCTAAGGCAGTAGGTGCTAATAACAGGCCTGAAGTTTGTGGTGAATAACTAAGGCTAATTTGTAAAAGTAGTGGTAACAGAAAAGGAATACCACCAAACCCTATGCGACAGATTAAATTACCGATAATTGCAACCCGAAATGTTCTGATTGATAAAAGGTTAATTTTAACAATGGGATGATTTTTGTTTTGAGAATGCCAGGCATAACTTAATAATAATATGATGGCAGCACTTATAGTAATTAGAGAACGTGCATCTGATAATAGCGTTTCACTAAAACTAGCAAAGCTATAAGTTAAAAGTGCAAGGCTGCTACCAAATAAAATGAAACCTAGTTTATCTAAACGGTGCACTTGGCGAGGTGGCATATTGGGTAATAAATAATATGCTAATAAGAAAGCGATTAAGCCAATAGGCGCATTAACCCAAAAAATCCAACGCCACGAAAAATAATTGGTAATTAAACCGCCTAATACCGGCCCTAACATTAAGCCTATTGCACCTATCATTACAACAATACTTAATTTGCTAACTAATTCATGTCGCTCACATGTTCGAATAATAATTAATCTTCCTACTGGCATGGCTATAGAGCCGCCTAAACCTTGAATAAAACGGGCAACAATTAATTCTAAAAGATTAGTAGTAAAGCCACACCAAATCGAACTTAAAGTAAAAATTGCAATAGCTGTCATAAATATTTTTTTGGCACCAAATTTGTCAGCTAACCAACCACTAATAGGAATAAAAATTGCCAAACTAAGAAGATAACTGATAAGAGCAAATTTTAATGAAACAGGATCGGCTTTTAAGCTATGCGCCATAACAGGAATAGCCGTGTTAATAATTGTGTTATCCACTGCTTCCATGAACATCACAAAAGCTACAATAAGCAAGATAATAGTTTTATTCATAATATATTTTGTTTAAGTGTTAAATAAAAACACAAAGATGATTTGTTTATTCCTCTCATGAGAAGTATTATAGGCATGCTTAGATTTTAAGTGAAAGGAGTAAGGAAGTTATGAAAAAAATAGCGATCGTTTTAGCATGTAGTTTATCAGCTGTTGCCTATGCAAAACAGTCAGATGCAACTCTCTTATGTGGCTACAAAGATTATTTTCGTTTAAGTGATGCTACCCATCCTGGTATTTATATCGTTGAGGCTAATACATCCCCTGAAATGTATATGCAAGTGATTAGTCCTCGTAGTTTTGAATTGCGTGATACGCCTGCTTGTCGTAGTGGTTATGCGCATATTACGGTAGCTTATGATAATTATAATTGGTGTATCTTAGATATCAAAGATGGCCCCTATATGAACCATCCTGTCGTAAAAGCTACTTGCAGCGGTATTCGATACAAAGGTACAAAATATGATGGCATAGGTTCTTATTCATATACCATCGAACTTGATTAAAACACTATTATTCAGGGTAGCTTAGCTGCTCTGAACATAATTATTAGACCTCTTGCCTAACCGGTTTATTTTACGCGATTTCTGTGTTGCAAGGATTTCTCCGGTGCTCATTTACGCCATATAAACTCCGCTCCTCAAAACCCTTGCGCCTTGCACTCACCCAAAATAAACAGGTTAGGCAAGAGGTCTATTCTCTAAATTAAGGGATAAATAAGCTGGGCAAGTGAGAGCATAAAAGCTGGGTCGCCTTTATCTTCAATAAACCATTGAGCAGATAATATGACTCGTAAAAATACCCAGGATGTTAAACAAGTTAAGTCAATATCTAAAGCTGTTGCTAGTTTAGTAAGTCGTTCTTGAATCATTGTTTTACAATTCTGTTTGTTTTGATTTAATTCTTCTTTACTAATTAGATCATAAGCTGCTGCTTCAAATCCCATATCGCCAATAATGCCTTTAGGATCAATGGCTACCCAATTTTTCTGGTGATTAAGAATATTGTCTAAATGTAAATCACCATGGCAAAGATAAGTATGCGCCCCTGTATTAAGAAGCTTAGATTTTAATCTCTTTGCTTTATCAATTAAAGATGTTTCAAACTGTTGGGGTGCTAAGTTGTCTATTACTCTTAACCAATGGCTAACTGAGTAAAATTGATGATTTTTAGGGGGTGATTTGGCTGCAAGTTGCTTAACAACGCTGGCATAGTAAGTTATTTTTTCGTGCAGCGTTAATTCAGGAATATGTTTTAGAGAATGTCCAGGAGTAGCCTGCTCAAGTAGTAAGGCATTATAATTTAAATCATACGCTAGCACATTAATGCACCCCTGGCCATTAAAGTGAGTTAACGCCTGATATTCGTCACTAATAGTGTTTTTGTCACAACCAAGTTTTAATACAATAGGTGTTTGCTGTTGAAGCATGCCTTTAGCTACATAATGCCAAGTCATATTGTCAACTGGTTTAAGATTTGCAAGTAACCATTGGGTTGATAACAGTTTTATTGTTGCAGGAAGGGTGTCTAACCATTGCTGTCCCTGCATACCAAAAGCGCCAAGTACATTTTTTTTTAAAGTTTTCATGCTAAAGCAATATCTCGCTGCTAAATGTTTTAGAAATTTAGCAATTTAAGCTGAAAAAGCGCAGTCTACACGAAGTATATGATACATCCCCATCTACAAGGGGACAAGCTTTGAAGCGCTTTTTGCGGTAGGGATTAGCCATCAAAAAGGTTTAGTTGTGGACCTAGCTTGCGCATTAGCGCTACTAGCCTCATTAATTAGCTGCTCAAAAAATAATTCTATTTGAGTGGTTTGTGCTACGCTACCTTGCTGAATCTTAACTAGAACTCGATCTTGATATAATATGGAATGACGTCTAATTAGCACAGAACCGCCCGTGTGCTCTTTGGTTATCTGGTAGTTATTAGTCTTTAGTGCTGATCGTAGGTTTTGGAGAAATATTTTACTTTCTGCTTTATTGTTGCCGCCAATTAAGCAGGTTTCGCTATCTGCCTTATGTTCATCAAGGATTTTATCTAAACAACTGATAAATTTTTTAATGTCTGTTTCAGTATCTAGGTGAGTCAATGTACCCAATATCCCATCATTTGTAATAACGGTGATACAACCATAAGCTGTAAATTTATCCTCTAGTTTTGACCGCAAATTACCATCAAAATTTATAGTTTGAATAGGTCCATGAGGTGAATTCCATACTAAGTCTTTATTGTGTCCTTCACCCTCTACGTCACCTATTTCCATAGCTTCATCAGATAACTCTGCCATTGATACTTCTTCTTCCATGGCTTCTTTATCTTCATTTTTTGATGTTTCTAGTTTAAAAAACATATAAAAAGGTTTAAATAAATACATTTATAATAAATTATGACTAAATATAAAATTTATTTCAAGGGTATATATCTTAAAATTTAATTAGGAAGATTAGAGGCAATTTGAAATAGTTTAAAGTTGAAGCTACATTAATTAATGATATATCAATTACAAGGAGAGTAACATGAGTATGCAATATCATTCAGAAGATATCGTAAGAACAGAAGATGTGATTGGTAAAGAAGTTAAATCACCTAACTTAGAAGATTTAGGTACTATTGAAGAAATCGTGCTTGATAAATTTAACGGCCAAGCTCGTTATATTGTTCTTTCATTCGGTGGTTTTATGGGTTTTGGTGATAAATATTTTGCATTTCCTTGGAAAA is a window of Legionella busanensis DNA encoding:
- a CDS encoding DHA2 family efflux MFS transporter permease subunit, whose amino-acid sequence is MNKTIILLIVAFVMFMEAVDNTIINTAIPVMAHSLKADPVSLKFALISYLLSLAIFIPISGWLADKFGAKKIFMTAIAIFTLSSIWCGFTTNLLELIVARFIQGLGGSIAMPVGRLIIIRTCERHELVSKLSIVVMIGAIGLMLGPVLGGLITNYFSWRWIFWVNAPIGLIAFLLAYYLLPNMPPRQVHRLDKLGFILFGSSLALLTYSFASFSETLLSDARSLITISAAIILLLSYAWHSQNKNHPIVKINLLSIRTFRVAIIGNLICRIGFGGIPFLLPLLLQISLSYSPQTSGLLLAPTALGVLITKPLAVYILRFLGYKKLLILNTLLVGFSLISFSFIDEHSTILKIATLTFIYGLLISLQYTGMNSLAYANVDAEDLSAATSIMSTIQQISQSFGVAIAAILLHVFTPIKTSLLNIDTLHHTFIAMGLVTCLSLLIFSQLKKEDGQELIQVPA
- the kaiC gene encoding circadian clock protein KaiC produces the protein MSVKKVSTGIAGLDKILHGGYLADKPTLLKGNPGSGKTIFTLFFAHAQLAAGKKVLYVSCDEKPAEILVHMDNFNLQGTKFKAKNKLIILDFTPELDEVVGEFDLNVLLLRISQARKKAGADILIIDSLHSLFLGLTHDNNLPAEILKLFQWASHEKLTLLTTMAGHIDICRTKFYEEYIVDCIIELKQKVTNNLMTRYLRVLKLRGSSHGTNEYPFAIVYSGISLIPITETRLETKITKKYLSTGIQGLDKMLGNKGYQKGSSIMISGKSGTAKSIFAALFAQSAALQGQKVLYVSFEESPADLVSHFSSINLHLKRFIKTKKLTIISKRSVEMGLEDHIISLVELANREQFDVLILDPISALLDLGSLADVKFLFIRFISYLAASNKTLLLTELIPEYAGEKSVLGLSSLTTTWLHLTQIASNAEFNRMLYIAKSRGLKTSNQIKEFVITDQGITIEDPYIHDKEMVFGSQKEACILKDKQAEFMRNQEIQYLTDELIALEETLKLQRKINELRSLTRKNAILHKKSNLLKENEQRKEHQNTNKMLRDE
- the rdgB gene encoding RdgB/HAM1 family non-canonical purine NTP pyrophosphatase, encoding MKEIILATTNQGKVAELQALLSPISCLSQLNLGIDSIAETGLSFLENALIKARHVSRIANRPALADDSGLVVPALHGEPGIYSARYAGTQNNDQANMHLLLEKLADVPDDERDAFFYCAIVLIQYPMDPTPLVAFGRWSGKIAYEPAGNQGFGYDPIFYLPTYQCTVAQLPANIKNKHSHRAQALIQLKQQLSLL
- a CDS encoding sensor domain-containing protein, giving the protein MINRKEIYWQQLVEALAQGVLIIDKKGVIHYANEQAASLFGLVPDKLIGTYFTQPLNTQEVQEIEIFKQNGGIRIAQMVVRPGAWQGQFAWIVSLLDISELKEKDKLLAITSKSVQSASEGIIITDENGTIIQANKAFLELTGFKEREVLGKNPNLLHSGNQTRGFYENLWNVLIRQGYWSGEIVNKDKNKQISILLTLSAVKDENGEISNYIGFFHDLTILKAQERQLERAKYYDVVTALPNKFFLTKNLEQYIRNSHHKNKNLIIQSIRIFGSHKDSIYAENQQTRDKIILQVVERIRRTTHKVQFLARIGYNEFIIVYFTHQNLASFSSVAKQIIKVLTKPYKVNEKSYKIYCVIGLATYKKYSAFSAEELLHQAEIARHKARLLGVNTFDFFDPQVEIDTIEFNKYIKSIHQAIQANQLELYYQPKVNLKTGKVIGLEALLRWNHPKRGLLTASEFLFQIDYHPISLELGHWVIHQALRQAEILTAQHLEIPISINISSYQLQDKDFVKKIDEALASYPTVPSKLLMLEILETEALADLQLVSRIIRDCRERDILFSLDDFGTGYSSLTYLKELDIAEVKLDQSFIRNILKKPKDLAILKSTIDLCRIMGHELVAEGVETVLHGKLLMHLGCNHVQGFAISKALSSNALIPWLKNWSLGAEWRYDELTNELIDKFIYIAVEHYMQFQKIGQYLKNEQVSLPDLNLKNCLLDKMLHKYASKLASEAFDKLNTYHKKQHLLAKKIIQLAKSNNHEEAYKQLEQFEKIRNLMLRNLILAIFKPD
- a CDS encoding thermonuclease family protein gives rise to the protein MTHFKPVAFFLTVFLTPTLSFAQIITGEVIRILDGDTLVVLIDGKLPEKIRLTEIDAPERSQPYGNRSRQALADLCFRKKAILNIKKRDYYGRLLARVQCNNIDVNAEQIRTGMAWVYDRYHTTDNSLYKLQEEARKNKIGLWADPYAFPPWLYRKR
- a CDS encoding tetratricopeptide repeat protein, with the protein product MTTEDELFKKANQLHKDDKLPQAIKAYETLLGQNPTHTEGLHFLALAYAQLGDTIQAIENFKKALALDPSNPILYNNLANTYKKNYQFNEAILNYQKAVKIAPDYAQAYNNLAGIYAMQGMHQQALHHYHLALKNAPDFTAAHFNLGLLFVNLNKLDAARIQFQNVLALAPKHLDALFYLGVLALEINDLTHAEQAFQQVLVENNGHVDALTNLGVIAVKRDQGQLAVDYFSKALALNNDHIEARNNLAATFMHHDRFENALMHYDYLLQKDPNNIEYLYNSGVAQMALGHLNEAINHFEHLLSVENKHFATLNNLAAIYIRLNDKEKAKQLLLQALIVNPEDKASQHMLNALSGLDKPVETAPEYAANLFNNYALYYDEHVQKYLKYSLPQQIFHVLSDLNITHCEKTLDLGCGTGLTGQVLRDISQQLTGVDIAKKMLDWARPKGIYDKLIESEALSYLKVEKELYNLIVAADVLPYFGELSTLFQQISNHLEALGYFIFSTEISSTMPWQLQESARFSHNEEYLEQLAEANSLKIIFKKQIVARHQEGNPLPSWLIVMQKDNFSHRSGKTSL
- a CDS encoding circadian clock KaiB family protein, whose amino-acid sequence is MTKMILKLYIVGHGSISKRAIKNLKAICELPELEGLCDIEVIDLSKDYNLAEKEKILATPVLIRKEPLPQKRIIGDLSNYQKVLEILEEPISKFL